In the Periophthalmus magnuspinnatus isolate fPerMag1 chromosome 11, fPerMag1.2.pri, whole genome shotgun sequence genome, GGCATGTACAGCGCAGTCAGCAGGCGCATGGCTCGGGGCTCCGTCAGCGACTGCAGCGACGGCACCTCCACCAACTCTGAGCTGGAGGAGGccggagcagaagagaggggaggtggGGGTCCCGATCGGGCGTACCGAGGCTTGCTCCCCCCACGCCTCCCCCACGATTCCCTGTTCAGAGTCTTCGGCGGAGGACCTGGAGGATTGGCCAGACCGACCCCTCGAGTCCACCCTGATCCGCTGTCTCCCTTCCCAGTCTCTCCCCTCCCTGGACCGGGTCTTCTGCCTCCGCTGTCCCCTGCTATGTCTATGACCCCTACGCCTCATCTCCCCTtcaccccctccccctctctgccctccCCCCTTATGGGATCCCACTTCTCGTTCAACGCAGAAGACATGAACCATTACCTGCAAGCACATAACCAGTCCGTATACAACTACCACCTAAGCCCCCGCGCTTTCCTGCCCTATCCCAACATCATTGTCCCACAGCCCCACAGACCCACCCCAGACaagccctccctcctccacggCCCACCACTgggtctctctcactcccttggGCAGCCAATCGGGGCAACTGACGAGTTTAAGTTTAAATTGCAGCCTCCGCCCCTTGGCAGAAAGCACCGGGAAACAGGGAGTACCCCgactgcttcctcctcctcctcatcgttGTCTGGGTTTTCAGGGTCTAGCCAGAACCTGAGTACCCCCAGTCTGTCTGCAGTACCACCCAAGATTAAGGTGAGGAagtaatctaaaaaaaaaacaaaaaacaaacgtaataaaagttacatagtataaaATCCAATTAAACCTGATTTTAGCTTAAAGTGGTTCAATTcggcaaaatcgacttttcagagcttttaaccatatagTTGTTTCCACTCATCATTTACTTACCCGAAGTAAAGTGTATTTGTAGTGATTCGTGcatgagcaatctttaatcacttattttcaagacgccatattgccaatcaacctCTGTTCTCAAAGGAGAAAGCACTCCTTTGCATGTGTTTTAATGGACTGGACTTAAACAGCCACATTTCTTATCCTATATTCTTTAACACTTGTAATGTCTCACACTAGaaaaacaacacctttatttttaattaccttATTTAAATTCATAAAGCAAGCGAGTTTCTATATTCACCCTGCATTATGGTGTTTTCCAGGTTGAACGCATCTCAGACGTGGAGTCAGACGAAGAGGTGGAGGTGACTGACATCAGTGAGGAGGACGACGACATGAATCACCATGATGACAGGGAGGATGACGACGAGGGCGACATCTTCACGCCTCTGTCCCGTCACCGCATCCtccatcaccatagcaacgggACCGGCAGCATCGTCGGTCGCCATGGCAATGGGAACATGAGAACCAGCACCCCACCGCCCCCTCCAGCTAATGGGATGGCAGAAGATGATGACGACGAAGATGTGTTTAAGACTCCCGCTACCCCTCCCACTGGGACCATGCCTTTCCCCCTGCTCAATCTGAAAGCAGAGCCAGGACAAGGCAACAGCGCGCCCATCAGCCCCGGAGGAACACGCTGCATCCCGCTCAAACTGAGGTTCAAACGACGCTGGAGCGAAGATCAAAAGACAGAGGCAGATGGTAGAGGTGGGTACAACTGAAAAATATAGTTCCCaaaattaaagtgcatttgacagagaaatatattttcttataaCTACTTGTATTGGTGGAATAATACCTATGGAAATATTTGTCATAATTTTAGATTAAGTGgcagaaaaatagaaaatgatAAGTAAAATACAAGAAGAAGCAAATGGTTTTTAAAACAGAATCCATCTGCCGATGTCATAATTACATCCAAAATGAGAAGACAACAAGGAAGGCATTTctgacagttaaaaaatgtatttaacaaaCTAAAGGTGTTGTGGTGTATTTGGATTTATccaatcataactattgtgtaatttagtaTTAGTAATTAAGTTTTTGGCCTTGTTAACATTTTGGGTAACATACGTATGCCATATCTCCTGTCCATGTTCAGCCACAAAGTGAACTTATAAGCTACACCTAAATTGCAAGACTAGaaaattttgtaaaattttaaacctaaggatgttaactatgttttagagtaatgagtagtctaacctgtctaACCTAAATTTTTCACACACATGAACATTGTGCAAACGGTTTCCAGTAGAGAACGAcggatatgggttttttcatggccgatatcgataccaattgtttagaatacagagtGACCAAACGCTGACGATACTTTTGGGCCAATATGCAGggcagatttttattattttctccaaattatgcattttaaatttactacGACATATATTGTCTCTCTAGTTTCCAGTTGCTCTTTAATTTGGTATTAATCAGAAtgcagttactttcctaaaaacAAGCCACGCTTGTTTTGTGTGCATCTGTGATTTTTTCTTCTATATctagtgataaataaatgcacagtaaatggtgaaaaaaacaaaaagcagttTTTACACTGCACTTTTATAACTCATTAATTTCTACCTGTTTCAGATGTTGAGCGGGATGGCGAGGCAGAGGATAAGAAAGTCCGCGCCGATGGAGAGGAGGCTatggaggaggaccagaggggggcagaggaggagtccATGCCTGCACGAGGAGcagtgatcctggggttaactCTCCCACCTCCCCCTGTACAGCGGCGGGGCAGTTCAGAGCTTCAGAGGGCAACTGCACAGCTGTCCCTGGAAAACCCAACCTGCTGAGACCCAATGACACATAGATACGAAAGACGTACTGGCTTCTTGTTGACGCAGACCATAGGCAAGATCGTAGCAAGTTTTAGCCATTAGCCAAAGTTCAACCATTGGCATAGTAAAGtgatagtgtatttttgtatattaaatAGTGGCTTCTTAACAAACATATAGCAGACCAAGCATCTATTTTTACTTGTTAAATAATTTTTATAACCATATTTTATCCCAAAGTTTGTATCAAAAATGAGACATAATGTGGGCATTTTTACCAGGCAAATCACTATTATATCTAGCCATTTAAAGACCCCTTTGCTATTACATGCCAGGATGcagtatatattttattctgcataaagaGGCAATTTCCAAAGCacaatatgtatatataaagtaaaaaaattatGGACACTCCTCATGATGGCACACAAAATTTCCAAAATATAGGAATGCTAATGATTATTAGCATTtcagtattagcattagctttgaagTTTGTCAGTGTTTGAATCCTGGCCTGTACTGTCAACAAGCAGCTCTCAGTTTTTGTGATCTATGTGGAGCCATTGTACTAAAGCCTGCATTGCCTCCAAAACAACATGGACACTATTAAAGAAAAACTATAAATCTTCAACTTGCAACAAAAAATGGAAAAGACAAACTACATTGGTCCTTCTCTGGACTTATAAAGAGCTGTGGGATTCATTCACACTGCCTTTTTCAAAGTCTGTTGGTGCCAGTTTAGCCTGCCAGCCTCTTGCATCTCACCATGTGCCCAGAATATGTTTTAACACGATCTACTGGCAGCAAGCGAGCATTGTTACTAAAATACCAATCGCTTTGTTTAGAGGACATGTACAGCGCAATTTGTCACTAGCAAGGCGCCTCTTTGCTTTCATTTCCACATTgttactcaatactcaatacacaaaatctgtcttcaaggtgcactatgtaacttttctggtggaaggtataccacttggttgtctccatagagatgttattgctttgcccggaatgttatttagtatggcattaaactcatcgcTCTTTCatctactcaattacaagtcTTTTTATGGCTAAAGAAACATGCATACGAGTGCTTCTCCTCAGATCAGACATGTAACTTGAAGTAATGATGCCAGCTACATGTCGACATGAAGAAAATTTCAATGCCATACTCTAgaaaatttcaggcaaagcagtctCCATAGAGACCATCAGAAACATTaaatagtgcatctttattcattttatttttggccCATCCATGGAAGTGCCTCCCTTGTCATCATGCAGTCAATTTTACCATCCAGCGAACTTGCAATTTCTTTCTTGGAAATGTCTAAAAGACTCCCACAGGTGAGACAAAATTATCCTATCACCCACACTACATTgtataaagacattaaaagcaGGCATATTTGTACAAAGATGAGCTACGAACTTTGAAATACTGGCATTTGTTAACCACCAAATGGACTTAATGTTGCTATATTGTACAGATAATCAAATGTTTGCTTGTTGAGAGAGCGCGAACACGGCAGGAGGGTTGAAATTAGGAAGAAGCGACTTGCCAAGACTGCTATTAGTCCTTGTTTGAACTATCACGGATACAGTGAGGAGGAGTGAATACAACCCAGTGCAGAAGACACCATTCATTCCCTTTTGTTTTGCCTAAAGACGCTAAAATCGTGCCTCTTATTGACTTGCACCCTcgatatgtattattattactaaggGCATTTGCGGTGATGTATTATAGCCGTGTTTTTGTTCATAGTTCTTGAGATGCGAAATATCTTGGGAACAATGTAAAACGAATGTTAAGCATCAAGGTTAACTCAGGCAAAACCTTTACTGAGAAGAAACaacttatttttatgtattattttacaaaagAGACAATACCCCCATTTTAAACCTATATATTTAAATGGTGCCTTTTTAAACGCCAATGTTTTCTCTAGTTACCCCCCTGCAAACTTCACACTACAACCATCATGCCTTCAACCTTTTGTAAGAATACCTACAGAATTACGCatatattttattcaaatatatattgaAGTCAAATGTTATATTTCAGTACGGATTTGATACAAGAAATCAGGAAGATGCTATTTTTAATGGTAAtggtttgtaaatattgtaacgGGCATATTATCAGCAGTATCTCCTGCCTTAGCATTTCACCCTAGCCTTCTTATTCTTGAGCTGTCtttatgtaaaataattatCCATTCAGGAGAATGTCTAGAAAAATTTTGGgtcaaaattgtactttttattttcctttggTGGGGTTGACGTCGGTCTAAAGCAGACAGTACTAgtaaacatttttaagactttGTTTGCACTTGCTTTGTAGTACGTTTTGAATTCTCGCCCCATTGTAAAACTATTCACTGTTTTGACCCAAATATAGAGGGATACTGTAACAAAGTGATATTTAATGATGAATTTTTATGTAACCTAATCAGATAAAGGTACCTTCTCTGGTGGGGAAATGGGTCAGGCATTTATTTGGGGGTCGGGCATCTATTGCTTTGCTTataaggttccacagtatgatattaaaatgATCCGACAATGATCCATGACAACAAGCAGATGATACCACTAGACCAAGTAACATGTAAGATCTGTGAGAAGTGACACATTTTGAGTCATAAACAACCTGTAATTGAAAAGATACAAGAGAGgtaagttttatgtcatactttggaacatcccagacaaagcaataacatgtttaAGACGACCAGGTAGTGGACCCTCAACTAGACAAGTTGCATAGCGCACCTTTTAAAGTAGCTTATTTTGATAAACTATGAACTCTAAATCATCTATGACCATCTTTATTCAAGTTAATCCTGCCGTCTGCTGTTTAAAGACGTAATTACTTGATACTTGCACGCACTGGAAATTCCGTCAGAAAACCTTGTTGCGGGATCGGGAGACAGGGACTTCCCATAAGTGCTGCTTTGGTTTGTGCCAGTGGAAATGTGATCCTACATCTCTGCCATCGACATGCATCATTTAGCAGAGGGCTCACCACTCCTGGCCTATTCACGCTCAGAAACCGCAGTTCAGCTCATATGTAACCTTTTTGACAATTACATTATTAAATTCAAATTATCATCCATGATTTTCAGTGAGGGCCATTTTGAGCCCTGCAATTTGTAATCAAGCATGTCTATTTTACTACCCAattgaaaaatattataaataactATATTCTGTATAATTTTGTTAAATTTATTAGCCTAACCACCAACTAAGTCAGTATATAGGTGACTTTATAGACCATTCTATATATTAGATAAGAGTTCATAATGCAGGTTATATGGTTTCACTGCGAATAACTTTATTGTTGCATTGACAAAGTTACTCTAAGTCCAGAattcatttatataaaacacATGCTAGTATAATTTGCCACATTTAAATTAACAACTACTCTACCAGTCAAAACGTTGGACACATTTTCTATGATTATTTACACTATCGATTCTCACCGAAGGCATCAAAACAATGAACGGACACATGGAATTTAgttaacaaaaaatactttgaatatttcaatataaaatattaaaaaaaaggttttagtAGTAACTTTTCTTTGATACATAAATCCATACATCTTATCATatgtgatgtcttctgtatgtatataaaatgtagaaaaagttGCAAAGATAAAAGAAAATGCTGAATttgagggtgtgtccaaacttttgactggtagtgtagttGTCTAAAATTCATTTCTTATTCATATCTGCTTCTCTTAACTTGAGGAAACCAGAATATAAGAAATATAAGAAAATGTATGTCCAAAACTCTAAATTCATCATCTAAAATGTTGCTTTGTTCCAGTCGATCCCCTCTCATTGTATTTCTGTATACTTTCAAACATATTACTGTTACTATTGTAATTATTATATTAACTTTTGGATTATTTTGTATACagtctctcctccatctttgaATTTCTGTTCAGTTTTGCACTCATTCATTGACCTGTTTAAGTTCAtgcttcatgtattttttaacCTGATTTTATAACCAATATGGATAAGAGGAGGGTCATATTTCCCCATTTTGTTAAATAGAGGGGAGAGCAattgtttaaatttttttggtattgtgtatatataatttttttcatttttttggagGATTCTGTAAGAAAAACCTTATACTGTTTATTAATATCCATTGTGATTTTTGAATTGTCTCTTTGGGTTGTGCCTTTGTCGGGACGTCCTGTACTTtcatttctcttctctctgttcatctACATTTGTAATTACACAATAATCAGGGTTAATTAAAAGAGGTAAATGTTTCCTGTGTGTGGTGTGGTGTTATTGAGCATTGGGCAGAGTACAGCcattcacttttacatttacaactaTGTTATATCAGCAAATAATAGCTTGAAAAATGGGTTTGGAGctcagtatatttatttataggcTGTGCATTTGGTGGggattttttaattgtattttttctactAACTTAAACAATGTAACTCATACTATATGCATATCCAGAAATTAGTTACTTGAAGTGCAATATAGATAAGCAT is a window encoding:
- the erf gene encoding ETS domain-containing transcription factor ERF — its product is MKTPANSGFAFPEWAYKPESSPGSRQIQLWHFILELLRKEEYHEVIAWQGDYGEFVIKDPDEVARLWGARKCKPQMNYDKLSRALRYYYNKRILHKTKGKRFTYKFNFNKLVLVNYPFIDMGSGRGVPQSAPPVPSGGTHFRFPPSTPSDVLSSSEELRSPGMYSAVSRRMARGSVSDCSDGTSTNSELEEAGAEERGGGGPDRAYRGLLPPRLPHDSLFRVFGGGPGGLARPTPRVHPDPLSPFPVSPLPGPGLLPPLSPAMSMTPTPHLPFTPSPSLPSPLMGSHFSFNAEDMNHYLQAHNQSVYNYHLSPRAFLPYPNIIVPQPHRPTPDKPSLLHGPPLGLSHSLGQPIGATDEFKFKLQPPPLGRKHRETGSTPTASSSSSSLSGFSGSSQNLSTPSLSAVPPKIKVERISDVESDEEVEVTDISEEDDDMNHHDDREDDDEGDIFTPLSRHRILHHHSNGTGSIVGRHGNGNMRTSTPPPPPANGMAEDDDDEDVFKTPATPPTGTMPFPLLNLKAEPGQGNSAPISPGGTRCIPLKLRFKRRWSEDQKTEADGRDVERDGEAEDKKVRADGEEAMEEDQRGAEEESMPARGAVILGLTLPPPPVQRRGSSELQRATAQLSLENPTC